One Deinococcus sp. LM3 genomic region harbors:
- a CDS encoding M-like protein, whose translation MTDDRRPDATDAQPDSGEIRNVDLQFMGKPDEQKELEAAVEAESRAPGEYQERGMDKQDVASAQSMDASDPPSTNMGDED comes from the coding sequence ATGACCGACGACAGACGCCCCGACGCCACCGACGCCCAGCCCGACAGCGGCGAGATCCGTAACGTCGACCTGCAGTTCATGGGCAAACCCGACGAGCAGAAAGAACTCGAAGCGGCCGTGGAAGCCGAAAGCCGCGCCCCCGGCGAATACCAGGAACGCGGCATGGACAAGCAGGACGTCGCCTCTGCCCAGAGCATGGACGCCAGCGACCCCCCCAGCACCAACATGGGCGACGAAGACTGA
- a CDS encoding ribonuclease HII, with the protein MTVPPSVTPDWSFEREHWRRGHFRVAGVDEAGRGAWAGPVTVAAVILPGSAAEYPFRDSKQLSAAQREQYAQVVREVALAWAVEHAWPDEIDRLNILGATHAAAHRALARLDPAPQALVTDYLKLRVTVPLSAPPRADALSYSVAAASLLAKTERDRVMLELDAQYPGYGFAGHKGYGAPAHRAALHERGVTDAHRRSFAPIRALLNEPASLFGDSLFGDLT; encoded by the coding sequence ATGACGGTCCCCCCCAGCGTGACCCCCGACTGGTCCTTCGAGCGTGAACACTGGCGGCGCGGGCATTTCCGCGTGGCGGGCGTGGACGAGGCCGGGCGCGGCGCGTGGGCCGGGCCGGTCACGGTCGCGGCCGTGATCCTGCCCGGCTCGGCCGCCGAGTACCCGTTCCGGGACAGCAAGCAGCTGAGCGCCGCGCAACGCGAGCAGTACGCGCAGGTGGTGCGTGAGGTCGCGCTCGCCTGGGCGGTCGAGCACGCCTGGCCGGACGAGATCGACCGCCTGAACATCCTGGGCGCCACGCACGCCGCCGCGCACCGCGCCCTGGCGCGGCTGGACCCGGCCCCGCAGGCGCTGGTCACGGACTACCTGAAACTGCGCGTGACCGTGCCGCTGTCTGCGCCGCCCAGAGCCGACGCCCTGAGCTACTCGGTCGCGGCGGCCAGCCTGCTCGCCAAGACCGAACGGGACCGGGTGATGCTGGAACTCGACGCGCAGTACCCCGGTTACGGGTTCGCCGGGCACAAGGGGTACGGCGCGCCCGCCCACCGCGCCGCGCTGCACGAACGCGGCGTGACCGACGCGCACCGCCGCAGTTTCGCGCCGATCCGGGCGCTGCTGAATGAACCGGCGTCCCTGTTCGGCGACTCCCTGTTCGGCGACCTGACCTGA
- the rpoD gene encoding RNA polymerase sigma factor RpoD, protein MADSPTVRTRKKVEAPTDAAAPTPKPAVRARARVAAPREDGSDTSAPTAAPKAAVKPAAKPAAKPAAPAAETAPAQPAADQPAVTGAPKAPAKKAAPKAAKPAKADTDTTDEAAPKKPARKAAEPKAAKPKKAADAPAAPARTPGKVTSRAAKPAPKAAAPAKGGVAEKPYYAHGSIQELLKAGRAAGVLASEDIATALAAALEANGLDPESPDAFEDMQLFLASINIEVQDLDEDEDTDADDDTDDSPVAAASASRQQEDDEEKYFDDMPRAVSNDPVRQYLHEIGRVPLLTLEEEIALARRIEEGEEARKILDEDLELDDRGRRRLMRQMEDGAAARQGLIEANLRLVVSIAKKYTGRGLGFLDLIQEGNQGLIRAVEKFEYRRRYKFSTYATWWIRQAINRAIADQARTIRIPVHMVETINKLTRTARQLQQELSREATYEEIAEAMGPGWDANKVEEVQKVSQEPVSLETPIGDEKDSFYGDFIPDENLDSPVENAAKTLLSEELEKALSKLTEREAMVLKFRKGLVDGREHTLEEVGQRFSVTRERIRQIENKALRKLKYHESRTRKLRDFLD, encoded by the coding sequence ATGGCAGATTCCCCCACCGTCCGCACCCGCAAGAAAGTCGAGGCGCCCACCGACGCCGCTGCCCCCACCCCCAAACCGGCGGTCCGGGCGCGCGCACGCGTGGCGGCCCCCCGCGAGGACGGCAGCGATACCAGCGCCCCCACGGCCGCGCCGAAGGCCGCTGTCAAACCGGCCGCCAAACCCGCCGCGAAACCGGCCGCGCCCGCCGCCGAGACCGCGCCCGCCCAGCCCGCAGCGGACCAGCCGGCCGTGACCGGGGCGCCCAAGGCCCCCGCGAAGAAAGCGGCCCCGAAAGCCGCCAAGCCCGCCAAGGCCGACACGGACACCACCGACGAGGCCGCGCCCAAGAAGCCGGCCCGCAAGGCGGCCGAACCCAAGGCCGCCAAGCCCAAGAAGGCCGCCGACGCGCCCGCCGCTCCGGCCCGCACGCCCGGCAAGGTCACGTCCCGCGCCGCGAAACCCGCGCCGAAAGCGGCCGCGCCCGCCAAGGGCGGCGTCGCCGAGAAACCCTACTACGCGCACGGCAGCATTCAGGAACTCCTGAAAGCGGGCCGCGCGGCCGGGGTGCTGGCCAGTGAGGACATCGCCACGGCGCTCGCCGCCGCCCTCGAGGCCAACGGCCTGGACCCCGAAAGCCCCGACGCCTTCGAGGACATGCAGCTGTTCCTGGCGTCCATCAACATCGAGGTGCAGGACCTCGACGAGGACGAGGACACCGACGCCGACGACGATACCGACGACAGCCCCGTCGCGGCCGCGTCCGCCTCGCGCCAGCAGGAAGACGACGAGGAGAAGTACTTCGACGACATGCCCCGCGCGGTCAGCAACGACCCCGTGCGGCAGTACCTGCACGAGATCGGCCGCGTGCCCCTGCTGACCCTGGAAGAGGAGATCGCGCTGGCCCGCCGCATCGAGGAGGGCGAGGAAGCCCGCAAGATTCTCGACGAGGACCTGGAACTCGACGACCGGGGCCGCCGCCGCCTGATGCGTCAGATGGAGGACGGCGCCGCCGCCCGCCAGGGCCTGATCGAGGCGAACCTGCGTCTCGTGGTGTCCATCGCCAAGAAGTACACCGGACGCGGCCTGGGCTTCCTGGACCTGATCCAGGAAGGCAACCAGGGCCTGATCCGCGCGGTCGAGAAGTTCGAGTACCGCCGCCGCTACAAGTTCAGCACGTACGCCACGTGGTGGATCCGTCAGGCCATCAACCGCGCCATCGCCGATCAGGCGCGCACCATCCGCATTCCGGTGCACATGGTCGAGACGATCAACAAACTGACCCGCACCGCCCGGCAGCTGCAGCAGGAACTGTCGCGCGAGGCGACGTACGAGGAGATCGCCGAGGCGATGGGCCCCGGCTGGGACGCCAACAAGGTCGAGGAAGTGCAGAAGGTCAGCCAGGAACCCGTGTCCCTGGAAACCCCCATCGGTGACGAGAAGGACTCCTTCTACGGCGACTTCATCCCGGACGAGAACCTCGACAGCCCGGTCGAGAACGCCGCCAAGACCCTCCTGAGCGAGGAGCTGGAGAAGGCCCTGAGCAAACTCACCGAGCGCGAGGCGATGGTCCTGAAGTTCCGCAAGGGCCTCGTGGACGGCCGCGAGCACACCCTGGAAGAGGTCGGCCAGCGCTTCAGCGTGACCCGCGAACGCATCCGCCAGATCGAGAACAAGGCGCTGCGCAAGCTGAAGTACCACGAGAGCCGCACCCGCAAACTCCGCGACTTCCTGGACTGA
- a CDS encoding MoxR family ATPase — MTQTLTPTTSAPAPTPDFARAVLENVARVLVGKEAVTRLALAGVLAGGHVLLEDAPGTGKTMLARALAVSLGLDFQRVQFTPDLLPGDVTGVSVFRPQSGTFEFVPGPVFTGVLLADEINRATPRTQSALLEAMGEGQVTESGVTRPLPAPFVVIATQNPIENEGTYRLPEAQLDRFLLRLSVGYPTHEEEVRMLARLQTQHPIATLGAVTTPAALLDAQAQVRAVFVAPEVQAYLARLSARTRTHPSVTLGAGPRASLALQGVAQALAWLAGRSFVTPDDVQAAAPGVLAHRLSLRIEARLQGVPDHAIVTELLKAEPVPAELGAPPAR; from the coding sequence ATGACCCAGACCCTGACCCCCACCACTTCCGCCCCCGCCCCCACACCGGACTTTGCCCGCGCGGTCCTGGAGAACGTCGCCCGCGTCCTGGTCGGCAAGGAGGCCGTGACCCGCCTCGCGCTGGCCGGCGTCCTGGCGGGCGGGCACGTCCTGCTGGAGGACGCGCCGGGCACCGGCAAGACCATGCTGGCCCGCGCCCTGGCCGTCAGCCTGGGCCTGGATTTCCAGCGGGTGCAGTTCACGCCGGACCTGCTGCCGGGCGACGTGACCGGCGTCAGCGTGTTCCGCCCGCAGAGCGGCACCTTCGAGTTCGTGCCCGGCCCGGTCTTCACCGGGGTGCTGCTGGCCGACGAGATCAACCGCGCCACGCCCCGCACGCAGTCCGCGCTCCTTGAGGCGATGGGGGAGGGGCAGGTCACGGAATCCGGCGTGACCCGCCCCCTCCCGGCGCCGTTCGTGGTGATCGCCACGCAGAACCCCATCGAGAACGAGGGCACCTACCGCCTGCCGGAAGCGCAGCTGGACCGGTTCCTGCTGCGCCTGTCGGTCGGGTACCCCACCCACGAGGAGGAAGTGCGGATGCTCGCCCGCCTCCAGACGCAGCACCCGATCGCCACGCTGGGGGCCGTCACCACGCCCGCCGCGCTGCTGGACGCGCAGGCGCAGGTCCGCGCCGTGTTCGTCGCGCCCGAGGTGCAGGCGTACCTCGCGCGCCTGAGCGCCCGCACCCGCACGCACCCCAGCGTCACCCTGGGCGCCGGGCCGCGCGCCAGCCTCGCCCTCCAGGGGGTCGCGCAGGCCCTCGCGTGGCTGGCCGGGCGGTCCTTCGTCACCCCGGACGACGTGCAGGCGGCCGCGCCCGGCGTCCTCGCCCACCGCCTGAGCCTGCGCATCGAGGCGCGCCTCCAGGGCGTGCCCGACCACGCCATCGTCACCGAGCTGCTGAAGGCCGAACCCGTGCCCGCCGAACTCGGCGCGCCGCCCGCCCGGTGA
- a CDS encoding class I SAM-dependent methyltransferase gives MTSRPKQKIRLNRPSGAAASPASSGIRNAAPPAPAAPYTDVRPARLPEKLDRLTVLTKPGVRGFPDVDAAQALLALTMRRDRVRGDVLDLSAMGGLIGTLAGVQLRAVEGSAAALKVLQAAGLDAHAAIPGDPLTDRWPERARTVCVVLAGDRGNAYAEAQVAWAHACTPPGGTLYIAGDRDKGFDRYVRAAGKAFGSGETIARDGGMRVAKLVRRPGPTPPQPDPEAFEAFGVSVVGLPGVFSAGKPDKATTLMLGALDSLDLDGLDVLDLGCGTGIIGAWAARRGANVTLVDGDLPSVRSAQATLAASGLTGEAIHSDVDAALGDRTFDVILTNPPFHVGRGVVLDVAREFIAAAARRLRPGGTVHLVANEPLPYEADLSRIGPVRETLREGGFKVLSVTRA, from the coding sequence GTGACGAGCAGGCCCAAGCAGAAGATCAGACTCAACCGACCCTCCGGGGCCGCCGCCTCTCCCGCCAGCAGCGGCATCAGGAATGCCGCGCCGCCCGCCCCGGCCGCGCCGTACACGGACGTGCGGCCCGCCCGGCTGCCCGAGAAACTCGACCGGCTGACCGTGCTGACCAAACCCGGCGTGCGAGGCTTCCCCGACGTGGACGCCGCGCAGGCGCTGCTGGCCCTCACCATGCGCCGCGACCGGGTGCGCGGCGACGTGCTGGACCTGAGCGCCATGGGCGGCCTGATCGGCACGCTGGCCGGCGTGCAGCTGCGCGCCGTGGAAGGCAGCGCCGCCGCCCTGAAGGTCCTGCAGGCCGCCGGACTGGACGCCCACGCCGCCATTCCCGGTGATCCTCTGACGGACCGCTGGCCCGAGCGCGCCCGCACCGTGTGCGTCGTGCTGGCCGGCGACCGTGGCAACGCCTACGCCGAGGCGCAGGTCGCCTGGGCGCACGCCTGCACCCCGCCCGGCGGGACGCTGTACATCGCCGGGGACCGCGACAAGGGCTTCGACCGCTACGTGCGCGCCGCCGGGAAGGCCTTCGGGTCCGGCGAGACCATCGCCCGCGACGGCGGGATGCGCGTGGCGAAACTGGTGCGCCGCCCCGGCCCCACGCCCCCCCAGCCCGACCCCGAGGCCTTCGAGGCGTTCGGCGTGAGCGTCGTGGGCCTGCCCGGCGTGTTCAGCGCCGGGAAGCCCGACAAGGCCACCACCCTGATGCTGGGCGCGCTGGACAGCCTGGACCTGGATGGCCTGGACGTGCTGGACCTGGGCTGCGGAACCGGCATCATCGGCGCGTGGGCCGCGCGGCGCGGCGCGAACGTCACGCTGGTCGACGGCGACCTGCCCAGCGTCCGCAGCGCGCAGGCGACCCTGGCCGCGTCCGGCCTGACCGGCGAGGCCATCCACTCGGACGTGGACGCCGCGCTGGGCGACCGCACCTTCGACGTGATCCTCACCAACCCGCCCTTCCACGTGGGCCGGGGCGTGGTGCTGGACGTGGCCCGCGAGTTCATCGCGGCCGCCGCGCGCCGCCTGCGTCCGGGCGGCACCGTGCACCTCGTCGCGAACGAACCGCTCCCGTACGAGGCGGACCTGTCCCGGATCGGCCCGGTCCGCGAGACGCTGCGTGAAGGCGGCTTCAAGGTCCTCTCGGTCACGCGCGCCTGA
- a CDS encoding DUF4129 domain-containing protein — protein MARLLPVSPHVGRRVLNAAPLGVMVPPWTAFGLALLPLCLAGLLPFWSVAALCALFALGVRWPAWAQARVLGTQLLIGLGLLSGLPGSLGDGAALVRLAGLYLLASLGGFALSAAAHALEDGRRRALLVPLALGLLAPQVGVPLALLGGALARPGPDARRAPLTAPEPARRWWGLLALGAALLLLLALLLPTSPAGPGGRDVAGPPPVSETVSGTPTPDVAPSSGGRPAGAPLLQPFQPPVTLNLGQAGLPVELMLLGGLLLAGAALGVPALRRSRGQPPHPAEWLIVAGLLLTGLLWVVAAVLLYLGESGGSAALLPAARETQGRPGAGGSPASGDAARVIDLSWLLPTLIWSTLALTLALAGALLWLRRQGTPDPALPTSPTEGPADAPGTQAAATHRVREAYRAAQTALSAAGWPRAAAETPAAYAARLGALHAPLAAPLATLTAAYEPVRYGGRLTDEDAAQAEQAADLLTRTLPTLPPAPTEDTP, from the coding sequence GTGGCCCGACTGTTGCCGGTGTCGCCGCACGTGGGGCGCCGCGTGTTGAACGCCGCGCCCCTGGGCGTCATGGTCCCGCCCTGGACGGCCTTCGGGCTGGCGCTGCTGCCATTGTGTCTGGCCGGGCTGCTGCCGTTCTGGTCGGTGGCGGCGCTGTGCGCTCTGTTCGCGCTGGGCGTGCGCTGGCCCGCCTGGGCGCAGGCGCGCGTGCTGGGCACGCAACTGCTGATCGGTCTGGGCCTGCTGTCCGGGCTGCCCGGCAGTCTGGGCGACGGGGCGGCGCTGGTACGGCTGGCCGGGCTGTACCTGCTGGCCAGTCTGGGCGGTTTTGCCCTGAGCGCCGCCGCGCACGCCCTGGAGGACGGCCGCCGCCGCGCCCTGCTGGTCCCGCTGGCCCTGGGGCTGCTGGCCCCGCAGGTGGGCGTGCCCCTGGCCCTGCTGGGCGGCGCGCTGGCCCGCCCCGGCCCGGACGCCCGCCGCGCCCCGCTGACCGCCCCGGAACCGGCCCGCCGCTGGTGGGGATTGCTGGCGCTGGGAGCCGCGCTGCTGCTGCTGCTGGCGCTGCTGCTACCCACATCCCCGGCCGGACCGGGTGGCCGGGACGTGGCTGGTCCCCCACCCGTCAGTGAGACGGTTTCAGGGACGCCCACCCCCGACGTCGCCCCGTCATCCGGTGGCCGGCCGGCCGGAGCGCCGCTGCTGCAACCCTTCCAGCCGCCCGTGACCCTGAACCTGGGTCAGGCGGGCCTGCCGGTGGAACTCATGCTGCTGGGCGGCCTGCTGCTGGCGGGCGCGGCTCTGGGCGTGCCGGCGCTGCGGCGCTCGCGTGGGCAGCCCCCCCACCCGGCCGAGTGGCTGATCGTCGCGGGCCTGCTGCTGACGGGTCTGCTGTGGGTGGTGGCGGCCGTCCTGCTGTACCTGGGCGAGTCGGGCGGTTCGGCGGCGCTCCTGCCGGCCGCCCGCGAAACGCAGGGACGGCCGGGAGCCGGAGGGAGTCCCGCCAGCGGGGACGCGGCGCGCGTGATCGACCTGTCCTGGCTGCTGCCCACGCTGATCTGGTCCACGCTGGCGTTGACGCTCGCGCTGGCCGGGGCGCTGCTGTGGCTGCGGCGCCAGGGCACCCCGGACCCGGCCCTGCCCACATCCCCAACAGAAGGGCCCGCCGACGCGCCCGGCACCCAGGCCGCCGCCACGCACCGGGTCCGGGAGGCGTACCGCGCCGCGCAGACCGCCCTGAGCGCCGCCGGGTGGCCGCGCGCGGCTGCCGAGACACCTGCCGCGTACGCCGCCCGCCTGGGCGCGCTGCACGCCCCACTGGCCGCGCCGCTCGCCACCCTGACTGCCGCGTACGAACCGGTGCGCTACGGCGGCCGCCTGACCGACGAGGACGCCGCGCAGGCCGAACAGGCCGCCGACCTCCTGACCCGCACGCTCCCCACCCTGCCCCCCGCCCCCACCGAGGACACCCCATGA
- a CDS encoding DUF58 domain-containing protein, producing MNTLSVVLTTALPWLLLIGAVLAALWWGSRRPPGVSVERAVSATGFEGTRVPLTVRVTLRSRRPLRVLLDDPTPRGVVPAVTPELSVRLLGHAEHDLTTTLTLNRRGAHTWPGGTLRWADPLGLFWHSAPLPAPPTTLDVFPGTHGLILPDLLRPLLSEGTLTRRVGLDDPLSLRGVRDYVSGDPPGRVHWRLSARTGTLTVREPERTAASSLTVFVDTSSGGEVFVDSAARLAASLVREAASLGLPVAAATRDTLSPSGRDPLSMQAALRLLARLAPDAAPPRLPPTRSGGNLILLTASPGPDLLTQALHARATAARVTIVALPEGFYLEPGETPRRQWTGLPDTVRDLERRAAALAGAGIQVVVLRGNQSVLTLG from the coding sequence GTGAACACCCTGTCCGTTGTCCTGACCACCGCCCTGCCCTGGTTGCTGCTGATCGGCGCGGTCCTGGCCGCCCTGTGGTGGGGCTCGCGCCGACCGCCCGGCGTCAGCGTGGAACGCGCCGTGTCCGCCACGGGGTTCGAGGGCACCCGCGTCCCGCTGACCGTGCGCGTCACGCTGCGCAGCCGCCGCCCCCTGCGCGTCCTGCTGGACGACCCCACGCCGCGCGGCGTCGTTCCGGCCGTGACGCCCGAACTCAGCGTGCGCCTGCTGGGCCACGCGGAACACGACCTGACCACCACCCTGACCCTCAACCGGCGCGGCGCGCACACCTGGCCCGGCGGCACGCTGCGCTGGGCCGACCCGCTCGGGTTGTTCTGGCACTCCGCGCCGCTGCCCGCCCCGCCCACCACCCTGGACGTGTTTCCCGGCACGCACGGATTGATCCTGCCGGACCTGCTGCGCCCCCTGCTCTCGGAAGGCACCCTGACCCGCCGCGTGGGCCTGGACGACCCGCTGAGCCTGCGCGGCGTGCGCGACTACGTGTCCGGAGACCCGCCCGGCCGCGTTCACTGGCGCCTCAGCGCCCGCACCGGCACCCTGACCGTCCGCGAACCCGAACGCACCGCCGCGAGCAGCCTGACCGTGTTCGTGGACACCAGTAGCGGGGGCGAGGTCTTCGTGGACAGCGCCGCCCGCCTCGCCGCCAGCCTCGTCCGTGAGGCCGCCAGCCTGGGCCTGCCCGTCGCCGCCGCCACCCGCGACACCCTGAGCCCCAGCGGCCGCGACCCGCTGTCCATGCAGGCCGCCCTGCGCCTCCTGGCCCGCCTCGCCCCGGACGCCGCCCCGCCCCGCCTGCCCCCCACCCGCAGCGGCGGGAACCTGATCCTCCTGACCGCCAGCCCCGGCCCGGACCTGCTCACCCAGGCCCTGCACGCCCGCGCCACGGCCGCCCGCGTCACCATCGTCGCGCTGCCCGAAGGCTTCTACCTGGAACCCGGCGAGACACCCCGCCGCCAGTGGACTGGCCTGCCCGACACGGTGCGCGACCTCGAACGGCGCGCCGCCGCGCTGGCCGGGGCCGGCATTCAGGTCGTGGTACTGCGCGGCAACCAGAGCGTCCTGACCCTCGGCTAA
- a CDS encoding GNAT family N-acetyltransferase, giving the protein MPRSLAFFTDVALRVAEGGVTERNADHTVIRSPGNPMFWWGNFLLMPAAPQPGDRPRWEALFRRAFPDAEHRTFGVDTPDGGVDSGEWEAAGYEVLRDTVLTAAQTVPPRRTPTLDLRPLHSDADWEAAARLRMAVNAAGPHPHEAAGYLEFVTRKLAGARAVQERGQGAVFAAFDAHGAALSTLGLFDVGEGVARYQTVETHPQHRSRGLAGALVHAAAQWAHERLGTRTLVIVADPDYHAQALYERLGFCPTETQLSFQKRPPDA; this is encoded by the coding sequence ATGCCCAGGTCGCTCGCCTTCTTCACCGATGTCGCGCTGCGGGTCGCGGAGGGAGGTGTGACCGAGCGGAACGCCGATCACACCGTCATCCGCTCGCCCGGAAATCCCATGTTCTGGTGGGGGAATTTCCTGCTGATGCCTGCCGCGCCGCAGCCCGGCGACCGGCCCCGCTGGGAGGCGCTGTTCCGCCGGGCCTTCCCGGACGCCGAGCACCGCACCTTCGGCGTGGACACCCCGGACGGCGGCGTGGACAGCGGCGAGTGGGAGGCCGCCGGGTACGAGGTCCTGCGCGACACGGTCCTGACGGCCGCGCAGACCGTCCCGCCGCGCCGCACGCCGACCCTGGACCTGCGGCCCCTGCATTCGGACGCCGACTGGGAGGCCGCCGCGCGCCTCCGGATGGCCGTGAACGCCGCCGGCCCCCACCCGCACGAGGCGGCCGGGTACCTGGAGTTCGTGACGCGCAAACTGGCGGGCGCCCGCGCCGTGCAGGAGCGCGGGCAGGGCGCGGTATTCGCCGCCTTCGACGCGCACGGCGCGGCCCTGAGCACCCTGGGCCTGTTCGACGTGGGCGAGGGCGTCGCCCGCTACCAGACGGTCGAGACGCACCCGCAGCACCGCTCGCGCGGACTGGCCGGCGCGCTGGTCCACGCGGCCGCGCAGTGGGCGCACGAGCGGCTGGGTACGCGCACGCTGGTCATCGTGGCCGACCCCGACTACCACGCGCAGGCGCTGTACGAACGCCTGGGCTTTTGCCCCACCGAGACGCAGCTGTCCTTCCAGAAACGCCCCCCAGACGCCTGA
- a CDS encoding M28 family metallopeptidase, whose amino-acid sequence MPRPLRPLPTRPPVPAWKVLLPLLVAGGVGWGAWQAAARPVNPPAQPGAQRISAAQDWQTLRTLGPRETGSAGNARSLDWAQAQFEALGYRVTRQALPERVPMPAQREGTVTLGGPGDPQTLTGEALLGVQTAEQTGTLVRLPPGVTDAQLEGLLGKLAVTTCPDGPWRDLTDRALNAGILGLVIVNDCPYPPAYSPLGNVALPVLSVTPGVGRALLAGVGREVTFTTTVRTSDAPAWNLIAARVEATPDVLFGAHLDSVPGSPGANDNASGILAVLHAARQAAGTPLADRAWFVLFGAEEQGLLGSRAFVRAHPLPLRGTRAMLNFDMVGVNAESLGVDAHPELLSLARSFRPDLRTFRDAPATTRETFGRSSPVTGRSDNLPFKLVGVRTAFLHRGEDRHYHRPTDTTLNPALAEDAATLAVQVALAALDAPWTPREPCGITGRDCR is encoded by the coding sequence ATGCCCAGACCGCTGCGCCCGCTGCCCACCCGGCCCCCTGTTCCCGCCTGGAAGGTGCTGCTGCCCTTGCTGGTCGCCGGGGGCGTGGGCTGGGGCGCGTGGCAGGCGGCGGCCCGCCCGGTCAACCCGCCCGCGCAGCCCGGCGCGCAGCGAATCAGCGCCGCGCAGGACTGGCAGACCCTGCGCACCCTCGGCCCGCGCGAGACCGGGAGTGCCGGGAACGCCCGCAGCCTGGACTGGGCGCAGGCGCAGTTCGAGGCGCTCGGGTACCGCGTGACCCGGCAGGCCCTCCCGGAGCGGGTGCCCATGCCCGCGCAGCGGGAGGGAACCGTGACCCTCGGCGGCCCCGGCGACCCGCAGACCCTGACCGGCGAGGCCCTGCTGGGCGTGCAGACGGCCGAGCAGACCGGCACGCTGGTGCGCCTGCCGCCCGGCGTGACCGACGCGCAACTGGAGGGCCTGCTGGGCAAACTGGCCGTCACGACCTGCCCGGACGGCCCGTGGCGGGACCTGACCGACCGCGCCCTGAACGCGGGGATTCTGGGGCTGGTCATCGTGAACGACTGCCCGTACCCGCCCGCGTACAGCCCGCTGGGGAACGTGGCCCTGCCGGTCCTGAGCGTCACGCCCGGGGTGGGCCGCGCGCTGCTGGCCGGGGTGGGCCGCGAGGTCACCTTCACCACCACCGTCCGCACCAGCGACGCCCCCGCCTGGAACCTGATCGCGGCGCGCGTGGAGGCCACGCCGGACGTGCTGTTCGGCGCGCACCTGGACAGCGTGCCCGGCAGTCCCGGCGCGAACGACAACGCCAGCGGCATCCTGGCCGTGCTGCACGCGGCCCGGCAGGCGGCCGGCACGCCCCTGGCGGATCGCGCGTGGTTCGTGCTGTTCGGCGCCGAGGAACAGGGCCTGCTGGGCAGCCGCGCCTTCGTGCGCGCCCACCCGTTGCCGCTGCGAGGCACGCGCGCCATGCTGAACTTCGACATGGTCGGCGTGAATGCCGAATCCCTGGGCGTCGATGCGCACCCGGAACTGCTCTCGCTGGCCCGTTCGTTCCGCCCGGACCTGCGCACCTTCCGGGACGCGCCGGCCACCACCCGCGAGACCTTCGGGCGGTCCTCGCCGGTCACGGGCCGCAGCGACAACCTGCCGTTCAAGCTGGTGGGAGTGCGCACCGCCTTCCTGCACCGGGGCGAGGACCGCCACTACCACCGCCCCACCGACACCACCCTGAACCCCGCGCTGGCCGAGGACGCCGCCACCCTGGCCGTGCAGGTCGCGCTGGCCGCGCTGGACGCCCCCTGGACTCCCAGGGAACCCTGCGGCATCACGGGCCGCGACTGCCGCTGA